The Streptomyces sp. R28 region TGCCCGGGTGCGGGTCGGCGTGCAGGAGGCCGGTGCGGGCCGGGCCGGAGAAGAGGAAGCGGGCCAGCAGCTGGCCGGCGCGGTCGCGCTGCTCCTGGGTGCCGTCCGAGATCACCTCTGAGAGCGGGATGCCGTCGATCCACTCCGTGATCAGGACCTGCTCGCTCTGGTGGACCACCGCCGGCACGACGACGTCCGGATCGTCGGCGAATTCCTCCGCGTGCGCCTGCTGGGCCTGGGCCTCCAGGCCGTAGTCCAGCTCTTCGGAGACCCGGTCCCTGAGTTCCGCGATCAGCGGCTTGATGTCCATGCCAGGAATCAGCGGACCCAACAGTCGGGCAAACCGGCTCAGTTGTGTCAGGTCGGACAGCAGGGCCTCGCCGGCTCCCGGGTACTGCACCTTGACCGCCACCTCACGGCCGTCGTGCCACACACCCCGGTGCACCTGGCCGATCGAGGCCGCCGCGGCGGGCTTGTCCTCGAACTCCAGGAACAGGTCGTGCCAGTCCTCGCCGAGCCGCTCCGCCAGCACCGTGTGCACGGTGCGCGTCGGCATCGGAGGTGCCGCCTCCTGCAGCTTGGTGAGCGCCGCGCGGTAGGGGCCGGCGATCTCCTCGGGCAGGGCGGACTCGAAGACGGACAGGGCCTGGCCGAACTTCATCGCGCCGCCCTTGAGCTCGCCGAGCACCTTGAACATCTGCTCGGCGGTGCGCTGCTGCAGCTCGCGCCCGACGATCTCCGCGGACTCGCCGACGATCCGCTTGCCGAGTCCCCAGGTCGCCCGCCCGGCGAAGCCGAGCGGGAGCGCGGCGAGCTTGGCGGTACGGGTGACCGCCTTGCGGGGAAGATCAGACATGCGCCCTCCAGGTCCCAGCCAGCCGCTCTGCGTCTGCCTTACGGCGTAACTCCTTCGGCGGCCGTTGCTCCGCCATTGTCTCGTGTGAACCCTCCTCCTCGGAGGGGTGTTCTCCCTCACCTTTCTGCGTGGCGCCGCACGGGCATGCGGGATGTGCCCACACCGGCCGGGCGTGCCAGCTCAGACCAGGTAGGGACACCTCCCAGCGTGCACCCGCACTCGACGGAATCCGGCCGTCCAGGAAGGCCAGGGCGTGCGCGGCGGCCAACCCGGCGACCGTGGTGGCCAGCGTCAGATCGCAGGGCCGCACCTCGCGCGTCCTTCCCGAGCCCGAGCGCCACTGCGCGACCAGGCGGGGCCAGGCCGGGTCCCGATCGGTGCGCCCCTCGTTCAGGCAGCCCGCGCAGCCGGTCTCGCCGGGCAGGACGAGTGGGCCGAGAACCCCGGTTCCCTCCACGACGCCGGCGTACAGATGGGGCGTACCGGAAGCGATGAGGGGTTCGGCGGCGGACGGGGAGGGCGCGTGCACGGCGACGTCGTCCCGCGGGGCGATGATCACCAGGGAGTGGCCCGCGCCGCCCTCCCCGGGAGGTTCCTTGGGGCCGCGGCGCGGTGGGCGGTCCGGTGCCGAGCGGCGGGCGGCCCGTCGCGCGGCCTCGTCCCTGCGGTCGCCGACCGCCTCCCCGGGCAGCCCGCCCGGCGCCACGTCCCACGGCTCGACCCGGCCGACGTCGCGCACGTCGACCTCACCGACCCCCGCGCCCGACAGCAGGGAGGCCACCACCGCACCCACCCGTCCGGCCCCCCTCACCTGCACGCGCAGTGAGCGGCGGGCGGCCAGGCGGTCGATCGCCTCGCCCGGCTCGGACACGGTCAGGGACAGAGAGGCCAGATCCGGGCGCAGCCGGTCCAGGACCTCCTTCTTGCGGCGCAGGGCGTCGGCGGCCGGGCCGCCTCCCTTCGCGTCGTCGAGCAGTCCGGCCCGCGCCAGTCGCCGGACCAGCCCCTCGACATGCCCGTCCGGCAGATCCATGCGGCGGCCCTCTTCGCGCAGAAGCTCCAGTCCGCGGGTGCCGTTGAGCAGGTCGAGGAAGCTGCCCGTCGCCGTGTCCATCGGGCCCAGCGTCAGTGCGTGCGCCGGAGTCATCCCGAACTGCACGGTATTGAGATCCCGCCAGCCGCGCCTGAGCGCGGGCTTCACCACTGGAGCCAGCGGAACCGTCGTGTCCGCCGGACCTGCCCGATCTACCGGACCTGCTGAACCTGCCAGAACTGTCGAATCCGTCGCTTGCATGAACAGGCCCCCGTAGCCGTCGTGGAACGTCCCCGTGTGCCGGTGGAGCGCGGTCGTAGCTCCGCCGGCGACTGCCAGCATGCCCCGACGCGGCGCCGCGTGCCGAAAGTTGTCCACAGGCGGTGGATATTCGTCGTACAAATCAAACGCATGGTGGGGGATCGGCATCGAACCGTCCCGGAGTCGGGACTTCCCCCATGTGCAGCGGGTAACGTCGGGGCGTGTCCGCCGACCCACTGCACCGTGCCGGAACGCCACAGCGCAGTACGACGAGCCCGCCGACGAGCGGCTCGGGGGCGAGCGCGATCGAGGTCCGCAGGAGTGCCCGGCGCCGCCGGACGGTCTCGGCGTACCGCGAGGGCGATCGCACCGTCGTGCTCATCCCCGCCCGGATGTCCGAGGCCGAGGAGCAGCGCTGGGTCAACGTCATGCTCGACAAGCTGGCCGCCCAGGAGAGCAAGCAGGTCCTCGGCGACGTCGAACTGGCAGAGCGCGCCGAGCAGCTGTCGGCCCAGTACTTCGACGGCCGTGCCCGGCCCAGTTCGGTCCGCTGGGTCACCAATCAGAACACACGCTGGGGCTCGTGCACCCCGGCCGAGGGCAGTATCCGTCTTTCGCATCGCCTGCAGGGCATGCCCGAGTACGTCGTCGACTACGTCCTCCTGCACGAGCTCGCGCATCTTCTGGTGCCCGGACACGGGCCCCGCTTCTGGCGGCTGCTGGAGGGCTATCCCCGCACCGAGCGGGCGAAGGGTTACCTGGAAGGGGTGGTTGCCGCCGAGCGATTGCCCCATGTGCCCGGCGTGCGCGGCGAGTGACCGCTCTTTGAGGCGACGCCCCCCCCGGAGGCAGTACTTCCGGTACGTCTGGGCGGGGGTTGTGTACCGGGTCTGTACCGGCTTCGTCCGATGTCGGAGTTAGCCGTTAGCCTGGCGCGACGCATTCACATTCGGGATGGGGGACGGTCGTTACGCATGGCCAGGGAATTCCAACGCGGCCACAAGGCCAGGATCAGTGACCTCACCGCGGGCACGGATCTGTACGTAGGTGTGCAGATCTCGGCCCCAGGGCTGACCTTCGACATCAGCTGCTTCGGTCTCGACGCCGATGAACGGCTCTCGGACGACCGCTACTTCGTCTTCTTCAACCAGCCGAAGTCCCCCGAGGAGTCCATCCAGCTCCTCGGCACCCAGGCCGGCGACACGGAGTCCTTCCGGGTCACGCTCGACAAGATCCCCCCGCAGATCCACAAGCTGTCCTTCACGGCGACGATCGACGGCGCCGGACAGATGTCGCAGATCGCCCCCGGATACGTCCGGATCGTCGCCGGCGGCGAAGAAGTGGCCCGCTACTCCTTCAACGGCTCCGAGTTCTCCACCGAACGCGCCGTGATGCTGGGCGACTTCTACCTCAAGGACGTCTGGCGGTTCGCGGCCGTCGGGCAGGGCTTCGACGGCGGCCTGGATGCGCTGCTGAGGAACTTCGGCGGCGAGGTCGCCGAGGAGGAGACGCCCCCCGCCCCGCCGCAGCCCCAGCAGCCTCAGTCGGGTGCGGCTCCGGGCTTCGCGCCGCCCGCGTTCGGCGCCCCGGCCGCCGCGGCAGCGGCTCCTGCGCCCGCTCCGGTTCCCGCGCCTGCTCCGGCCCCCGCACCGCAGCCCGCCGCCCAGGGTTTCGCTCCCCCACCCGGGTCCACGCCGCCGCCCCCGGCCCCCGCGCCTTCGGTGCACGCCCAGCCCACCATCGTCGCGCCCATGACGCCGCCCGGCGGCGCTCCGCCGCCCCCCGCCCCGGCGCCCGCGCCCTACGGCCAGCCGGCTCAGCAGCCGCCCTACGGCCAGCCCGGGCAGCAGGCCCCGTACGGCCAGGCTCCCGCTCCGACCGCCCCGCCGCCCCCCGGCTACGCCCAGCCCCATGCCCCGCAGGCACCGCCTCCGCCGCCCGGTTACGGCCAGCCGACCCCGCCTCCGGGCTACGGCCAGCAGCCCCCCTACGGGCAGGTCCCGGGCCAGCAGGCGCCGTACGGAGCCCCGCAGGGCGCACCCCAAGGTGTTCCTCAAGGCGCACCCCAGGGCCCCGGCGTGGCCGCGGCGCTCCAGCAGTTCAAGGAGACGCCCACCGGCCAGCGCTGGACGCAGCAGAACAAGAAGATGGTCCGCGTCGACCTCGGCATCGGCGGTCACCCCGTGCTGGCCCGGCAGGGCAGCATGGTGCTCTATCAGGGCAAGGTCGACTTCAGTTACAAGGGCGCCGGATTCGCCGGCCGGATCGTGGGCAACGCGACCGGCCAGGAGATGCAGCTGATGCGCTGTACCGGCCAGGGCCAGGTGTTCCTCGCCGAGAACTCCACGATGCTGCACCCCATCGAGCTCCAGGGCGACGGCATCTGTGTCTCCGCGGAGAACGTCCTCGCCTTCGACGAGAGCCTCCAGTACGAGGTCCGCCGCATCGAGGGACACGGCATTCCCGGCGGCGCGCTGTTCACGATGCAGTTCACGGGCACCGGCACGATCGTCGTCAAGACGCACGGTACGCCCGTGGTGCTGCCGGTCACGCCCACGACGTTCGCCGACGCCAACGCCGTGGTCGCCTGGTCCTCCGCCGCCCAGGTGGTCGTCTCCAGCCAGGTGCGGATGCGCCGCAACGCCTACCCCGGTGACACCGGCGAGAGCGTGAACCTCCAGTTCCGCGCGGCGCCCGGCAACTTCATCGTCGTCCAGCCGTACGAGATCTGAGGGAGTCCGTCATGAACCAGCCACTCGCGGGCTTCGCTCCCGCACCCGTCACCGCCCGCATGGAGAACCACGGCAACCACATGGCGAAGGTCGCCATGCAGACCGGGAACGACCTCTTCGCGCGCGTGGGCTCGATGGTCGCGTACGAGGGCTTCGTCCAGTACGAGCCCAACCCGCCGGCCGTGCGCCAGATCGCCAAGGACTGGATGACCGGCGAGGGCGCGCCCCTGATGAAGTGCTCCGGCGACGGACTGCTCTACCTCGCCGACTACGGCGCCAACGTCGTCGTCATCAACCTCAACGGCGACGGCATCTCCGTCAACGCCACCAACCTGCTCGCCTTCGACGCCCATCTGACGTGGGGCGTCGAGCGCGTGAAGGGCCTGGCGAAGTTCGCCGGGCAGGGCCTGTGGAACACCAAGATCTCCGGGCAGGGCTGGGTCGCGCTGACCTCCCGGGGCAAGCCCATCGTCGTCGACTGCGGCGGCGGCGAGGACGAGACGTACGTCGACCCGGACGCGCTCGTCGCCTGGTCGCCGAACCTCAAGGTCAAGGGCAAGCGCAGCTTCAAGGCGCAGTCGCTCATCGGCCGGGGCAGTGGCGAGGCCTACCAGATGGCCTTCTCCGGCCAGGGCATCGTCGTCGTCCAGCCCAGCGAGGACAGCACCGACCGTCTCCGGGTCCGGGGCTGAGGGGGAGCCAGAACGCCATGCAGAGTCCACTTTTCGCCTACAACGACCAGCAGACCCAAGACCGCTGGAGCCTGCAGAACAAGCAGATGCTCCGCGTCACCCTGGAGGGCCACGACGACATCCTCGCCCGCAAGGGCACGATGGTCGCCTACCAGGGCCTGGTCGAGTTCGACGCCGAGTACCAGAGCAACCAGCAGGGACGTGCGCGTGCGCACACCGGCGAGGGCCTCGACCTCATGCGCTGCCACGGGCAGGGCACGGTCTACCTCGCCAACCTCAAGCAGCACGTCCACGTGGTGGAGGTGGAGCAGGACGGGCTGACCGTCGACAGCAGCTATGTGCTGGCGATGGACTCCTCCCTGCATCACGAGGTCATCGCCGTGGACAGCCTCTACGGCATCTCCGGCTCCGGGAAGTACCAGCTCAACATCACCGGGCGCGGCAAGGTCGCCCTGATGACCTCGGGCATGCCGCTGATGCTGCAGGTGACGCCCGACAAGTACGTCAACTGTGACGCCGACGCGATCGTCGCCTGGTCGACGAGCCTGCGCGTCCAGATGCAGGCCCAGACGCACTCCTCCGGAGTGTGGCGGCGCCGCGGCAGCACCGGTGAGGGCTGGGAGCTCAGCTTCATGGGCAGCGGTTACGCGATCGTCCAGCCCAGCGAGCTGCTGCCACCGCAGAACGCCCAGATCGGCTCGGGCCTCGCCGCGCAGTACGGCATGGGGCAGCAGGGGGCCCGGGGGCAGAACCAGGGCAACGTCTGGAGCTGATCGCTCCGCGGGCAGGGCCGCAAGCCGCATGCGGGTCGTGTGCGGCTGGTCGCGCCCACGCGGCGGAGCCGCAGATCAGACACGGCCCCGCGCCCCTTCCGGGGCCGCGGCCACTGCCCGGAGATGGGTAACCGGACTTGGGTAAGGGGCGACTGCCTAGAGCGGCCGTCCCTTACCCATGCCTCAAGCTGCGAGCCTCGCCCGCGTCGCCTCCAGCAGCCGTACGACCGACTCGTCGGCCACCTCCGGCACCTCGTCGTAGGCGAACCAGCGCACGTCCAGCGACTCCTCGCTGACCGCGTGCTCGGCGTCCCGCGGCGCCAGGACCGCGTACTGGACGTCGAAGTGACAGTGGCACGGTGGCGGGATCGGATGCCGGTCGAGGAGCACCGGGCCGCCCGGCAGCAGCGTCAGGCCCGCGACGCCGGACTCCTCCGTGGCCTCGCGCAGAGCCGCCGCCTCGAGGGAGGCGTCCGTCGGCTCGCAGTGGCCGCCCATCTGCAGCCACATGCGCAGCTTCTTGTGCAGAGTGAGCAGCACGCGCCCGCGCGCGGGGTCGATCACGAGGGCGCTGGCCGTGATGTGGCCGTCCCCGCAGGCCTTCCACAGGCCGTCCGGGTGGGTGTCCAGATGCTCCAGGTAGGCCTGGCGCAAATCTTCCTGGTCCTCGTACCCCTTCAGTACGAGGACCGCGTCGTCGTACAGGCTCACTCGGTGCCGTCGCCCTTGTCGTCGCCCTTGTCGTCGTCCTTCTTCAGGTCCGGCTTCCCGGTGGAGCCGCCCGCCGCCTCGCCGAGCATCTTGTCCAGCTCGGAGAAGTCGATCTGCTCGCGGTGCACGAAGCCGTCCGGGTCGTCCAGGTCGGTGGCCGTTGGCAGCATGTCCGGGTGGGCCCACAGCGCGTCCCGGCCGTCGACACCGCGCGCGTCGGTGAGCGAGGCCCACAGACGGGAGGCGTCGCGCAGGCGGCGCGGGCGCAGCTCCAGGCCGATCAGCGTGGCGAACGTCTGCTCCGCCGGACCGCCCGAGGCGCGGCGGCGGCGCAGCGTCTCGCGCAGGGCGTCCGCGGACGACAGGCGCGGCTTGGCGGCGGCGTGCACCACCGCGTCCACCCAGCCCTCGACGAGCGCCAGAGCGGTCTCCAGGCGGGCCAGGGCCGCCTTCTGCTCCGGCGTGTCCTCCGGCTGGAACATGCCCTGCTGCAGAGCGTCCTGCAGCTGCTCCGGGTTCTGCGGGTCGAACTGGCCGACCACGTCCTCCAGCTTGGCCGTGTCGACCTTGATCCCGCGCGCGTAGCCGTCGACCGCGCCGAACAGGTGCGAGCGCAGCCACGGCACGTGCGCGAACAGGCGCTGGTGGGCCGCCTCGCGCAGGGCGAGATACAGCCGCACCTCCTCCTTGGGCACGCCCAGGTCCTTGCCGAACGTCTCGATGTTCACCGGCAGCAGCGCGGCCTTGCCGGCAGGGCCGAGCGGCAGGCCGATGTCGGTGGAGCCGACGACCTCGCCCGCGAGCACACCGACGGCCTGCCCGATCTGCGTGCCGAACATGGCGCCGCCCATCGAGCGCATCATGCCGATCAGCGGGCCGGCCATGGCCTGCATCTCCTCCGGCAGGACGTCGCCCATGGCGGTGCCGACGCGCTCGGCGACCGGGTCGACGAGTTCCTTCCAGGCCGGCAGGGTCGCCTCGACCCACTCCGCGCGGGACCACGCCACCGCGGAGCCCGCGCCGGACGGCAGGGACGTCGCGTCGTCGAGCCACAGGTCGGCCAGACGGACGGCTTCCTCGACGGCGGTGCGCTCGGCGGGGCCGACGCTCGCGTCCTTGGTGCCGTCCGCGGTGCCCTGGGAGACCGTCTGGCGGGCGATCTGCTTGGCCATGTCCCAGTTCACGGGGCCGCCCTCATAGGAGAGCATCTGCCCCAGTTGCTGGAACGCGGCGCCCAGGTCGGAGGGGTTCAGCGAACCGAACATGGCAGCGAACGGATTGTCCGCGCCGGGGCCGCCAAAGCCCCCGGCACCGGGCAGCCCGCCGAAACCGAACGGGTTGGCCGGACCCTGACCACCACCGCTCTGCTGGTCCTTCTTCTTGCCCTCGTCGCCGTCGTCCGGCTCCTCCGGCGGAAGGCCGAATCCGAATGGGGTGTCACTCACGGGATTCCTCGGCTGGTAAGGCCGCCGGTTGGCACCGGCGGCGCGGCTGCCCGATAACACCACCCAGCGTAGACACCACGAGCCGATCGGGCCTCGGTGCTTCGCCGACTCTTGGCCTGCGGCAGGATGGATGCCACCTGGTACGGACGCGTCACTCGCGTTCCTACTGAAGACAACCGCTGGAGACGCCCGGTGAGTTCCCCTGATCCGCAGGTTCGCGCAGCGCGAAACCAGTCAACCCCTCCTGCGCGCGGCGTGCGCGGGCC contains the following coding sequences:
- a CDS encoding ABC1 kinase family protein, with the translated sequence MSDLPRKAVTRTAKLAALPLGFAGRATWGLGKRIVGESAEIVGRELQQRTAEQMFKVLGELKGGAMKFGQALSVFESALPEEIAGPYRAALTKLQEAAPPMPTRTVHTVLAERLGEDWHDLFLEFEDKPAAAASIGQVHRGVWHDGREVAVKVQYPGAGEALLSDLTQLSRFARLLGPLIPGMDIKPLIAELRDRVSEELDYGLEAQAQQAHAEEFADDPDVVVPAVVHQSEQVLITEWIDGIPLSEVISDGTQEQRDRAGQLLARFLFSGPARTGLLHADPHPGNFRLLPGGPDGEDDWRLGVLDFGTVDRLPGGLPTPIGDSLRMTLDGEAEAVYELLCTEGFVKESIDLDPDAVLDYLLPIIEPAQVDEFTFTRGWMRSQAARVADPRSPAHQLGKRLNLPPAYLLIHRVTLSTIGVLCQLGATVRLRQELEEWLPGFLPEDLTDEEESAAEA
- a CDS encoding TOMM precursor leader peptide-binding protein: MAPVVKPALRRGWRDLNTVQFGMTPAHALTLGPMDTATGSFLDLLNGTRGLELLREEGRRMDLPDGHVEGLVRRLARAGLLDDAKGGGPAADALRRKKEVLDRLRPDLASLSLTVSEPGEAIDRLAARRSLRVQVRGAGRVGAVVASLLSGAGVGEVDVRDVGRVEPWDVAPGGLPGEAVGDRRDEAARRAARRSAPDRPPRRGPKEPPGEGGAGHSLVIIAPRDDVAVHAPSPSAAEPLIASGTPHLYAGVVEGTGVLGPLVLPGETGCAGCLNEGRTDRDPAWPRLVAQWRSGSGRTREVRPCDLTLATTVAGLAAAHALAFLDGRIPSSAGARWEVSLPGLSWHARPVWAHPACPCGATQKGEGEHPSEEEGSHETMAEQRPPKELRRKADAERLAGTWRAHV
- a CDS encoding M48 family metallopeptidase, with the protein product MSADPLHRAGTPQRSTTSPPTSGSGASAIEVRRSARRRRTVSAYREGDRTVVLIPARMSEAEEQRWVNVMLDKLAAQESKQVLGDVELAERAEQLSAQYFDGRARPSSVRWVTNQNTRWGSCTPAEGSIRLSHRLQGMPEYVVDYVLLHELAHLLVPGHGPRFWRLLEGYPRTERAKGYLEGVVAAERLPHVPGVRGE
- a CDS encoding TerD family protein, with translation MAREFQRGHKARISDLTAGTDLYVGVQISAPGLTFDISCFGLDADERLSDDRYFVFFNQPKSPEESIQLLGTQAGDTESFRVTLDKIPPQIHKLSFTATIDGAGQMSQIAPGYVRIVAGGEEVARYSFNGSEFSTERAVMLGDFYLKDVWRFAAVGQGFDGGLDALLRNFGGEVAEEETPPAPPQPQQPQSGAAPGFAPPAFGAPAAAAAAPAPAPVPAPAPAPAPQPAAQGFAPPPGSTPPPPAPAPSVHAQPTIVAPMTPPGGAPPPPAPAPAPYGQPAQQPPYGQPGQQAPYGQAPAPTAPPPPGYAQPHAPQAPPPPPGYGQPTPPPGYGQQPPYGQVPGQQAPYGAPQGAPQGVPQGAPQGPGVAAALQQFKETPTGQRWTQQNKKMVRVDLGIGGHPVLARQGSMVLYQGKVDFSYKGAGFAGRIVGNATGQEMQLMRCTGQGQVFLAENSTMLHPIELQGDGICVSAENVLAFDESLQYEVRRIEGHGIPGGALFTMQFTGTGTIVVKTHGTPVVLPVTPTTFADANAVVAWSSAAQVVVSSQVRMRRNAYPGDTGESVNLQFRAAPGNFIVVQPYEI
- a CDS encoding AIM24 family protein, with the protein product MNQPLAGFAPAPVTARMENHGNHMAKVAMQTGNDLFARVGSMVAYEGFVQYEPNPPAVRQIAKDWMTGEGAPLMKCSGDGLLYLADYGANVVVINLNGDGISVNATNLLAFDAHLTWGVERVKGLAKFAGQGLWNTKISGQGWVALTSRGKPIVVDCGGGEDETYVDPDALVAWSPNLKVKGKRSFKAQSLIGRGSGEAYQMAFSGQGIVVVQPSEDSTDRLRVRG
- a CDS encoding AIM24 family protein encodes the protein MQSPLFAYNDQQTQDRWSLQNKQMLRVTLEGHDDILARKGTMVAYQGLVEFDAEYQSNQQGRARAHTGEGLDLMRCHGQGTVYLANLKQHVHVVEVEQDGLTVDSSYVLAMDSSLHHEVIAVDSLYGISGSGKYQLNITGRGKVALMTSGMPLMLQVTPDKYVNCDADAIVAWSTSLRVQMQAQTHSSGVWRRRGSTGEGWELSFMGSGYAIVQPSELLPPQNAQIGSGLAAQYGMGQQGARGQNQGNVWS
- a CDS encoding NUDIX hydrolase; protein product: MSLYDDAVLVLKGYEDQEDLRQAYLEHLDTHPDGLWKACGDGHITASALVIDPARGRVLLTLHKKLRMWLQMGGHCEPTDASLEAAALREATEESGVAGLTLLPGGPVLLDRHPIPPPCHCHFDVQYAVLAPRDAEHAVSEESLDVRWFAYDEVPEVADESVVRLLEATRARLAA
- a CDS encoding zinc-dependent metalloprotease — its product is MSDTPFGFGLPPEEPDDGDEGKKKDQQSGGGQGPANPFGFGGLPGAGGFGGPGADNPFAAMFGSLNPSDLGAAFQQLGQMLSYEGGPVNWDMAKQIARQTVSQGTADGTKDASVGPAERTAVEEAVRLADLWLDDATSLPSGAGSAVAWSRAEWVEATLPAWKELVDPVAERVGTAMGDVLPEEMQAMAGPLIGMMRSMGGAMFGTQIGQAVGVLAGEVVGSTDIGLPLGPAGKAALLPVNIETFGKDLGVPKEEVRLYLALREAAHQRLFAHVPWLRSHLFGAVDGYARGIKVDTAKLEDVVGQFDPQNPEQLQDALQQGMFQPEDTPEQKAALARLETALALVEGWVDAVVHAAAKPRLSSADALRETLRRRRASGGPAEQTFATLIGLELRPRRLRDASRLWASLTDARGVDGRDALWAHPDMLPTATDLDDPDGFVHREQIDFSELDKMLGEAAGGSTGKPDLKKDDDKGDDKGDGTE